The Comamonas sp. lk genome contains the following window.
CGGCCCACCGTCTCAGCGCCTTGGCAAATTCCGAAGTGGCAAAGGTGGACGATGCCGCACCCTTGGCGCCCGAGAGCGTGAATGCCATGAAGGGAGTGGCTGTACTCACCAAGCTGGCCAACGACAGCGCAAGCATTGCGCTCAATCTGCTGGCCGCGAACAAGGAAACGATCAAAGAGATCAATAGCGAAGAGCCCCAGAGCCAAGGTGTGGGGAACGTTTCCCCGCAACAGCTGAAGGAAGCCGTTCAGAGTGTCCAGGCCAAGTTTTAGTGCGGCAGAGCGGCTTGCTGCTATCGGCTGGGCGCGTGAAGACCTGTATTCGTTCTCCCGTTGGATGTTCCTGCAGCGCAAGGGCTACCTCTGGCTGCGGGCCCAGCACCACGAGATGATCTGTAATGCCCTGATGCGGGTGTTCAGGGGGGAGTGCAAGCGCCTCATCATCAACATTCCGCCGCGGTACTCCAAGACCGAGCTGGCGGTGGTCAACTTCATCGCCTGGGCCATGGGCAAGGTGCCAGATGCTGAATTCATCCACAGCAGCTACAGCACGCCTTTGGCCGTCAACAACAGCACCAATGTGCGCGGGCTGGTCCAGCACGAAGCTTATGCCGAGATCTTCCCCAGCCTGCGGCTGGCTTCTGATGCTGGCTCGCACTGGAAGAGCACCGCTGGCGGTGTGATGTACGCCACGGGCACGGGCGGTACGATCACCGGCTTTGGCGCGGGCAAGCACCGAGAGGGCTTTGGCGGGGCCATCATCATCGATGACCCACACAAAGCCGACGAGGCCAAGTCAGACACCATCCGCAAAGGCGTGATCGACTGGTTCCAGAACACGCTGGAGAGCCGCAAGAACAGTCCAGACACGCCCATCATCGTGATCATGCAGCGTCTGCACGAGGACGACCTGGCCGGCTGGTTACTGGGCGACCGTGGAAAGGACGGCCATGGGCCGCCGGTGGCTGGCGGCAATGGTGAGGTCTGGGATGTGTTGCGTCTATCGGCCTGGGTGGGCCAGGACGAGGCACCGCTCTGGCCCGGTAAACACAGCGTTGAAGAGCTGCAGCGCATGGAGAAGGCCAATCCGTATGTTTTCGCGGGCCAGT
Protein-coding sequences here:
- the terL gene encoding phage terminase large subunit — its product is MSRPSFSAAERLAAIGWAREDLYSFSRWMFLQRKGYLWLRAQHHEMICNALMRVFRGECKRLIINIPPRYSKTELAVVNFIAWAMGKVPDAEFIHSSYSTPLAVNNSTNVRGLVQHEAYAEIFPSLRLASDAGSHWKSTAGGVMYATGTGGTITGFGAGKHREGFGGAIIIDDPHKADEAKSDTIRKGVIDWFQNTLESRKNSPDTPIIVIMQRLHEDDLAGWLLGDRGKDGHGPPVAGGNGEVWDVLRLSAWVGQDEAPLWPGKHSVEELQRMEKANPYVFAGQYRQRPAPPAGGVIKPDLMTVVDAIPANVVEWCRGWDLGASASGDFTAGGKVGRLADGRYIIADMKREQFETNMRDQLIKSTAVSDGRLLKQSLPQDPGQAGKSQVLAFAKLLAGHNVHFSPESGDKVTRATPLASQINAGNVLLLRGAWNTPFIDECRLFPFGKYDDQVDGAARGFNGLLQPTVGIFT